From a single Brassica oleracea var. oleracea cultivar TO1000 chromosome C5, BOL, whole genome shotgun sequence genomic region:
- the LOC106294639 gene encoding xylosyltransferase 2, which produces MGYVVNVEKRWVFPLVITSLVCVFLLATSFNMGLVSSLRKINGIFSIIPSPLAKNQTTKLDFAESKVAKQTRPHEDKLPRFAYLVSGSKGDVEKLWRTLRAVYHPRNQYVVHMDLESPVDERLELASRINKDPMYSKTGNVYMITKANLVTYRGPTMVANTLHACAVLLKRSANWDWFINLSASDYPLVTQDDLLHTFSTLDRNLNFIEHTSDLGWKEEKRAMPVMIDPGLYMLNKSDIYWVTPRRSLPTAFKLFTGSAWMALSRPFVEYCIWGWDNLPRTLLMYYTNFVSSPEGYFQTVICNVPEFSKTPLNHDLHYISWDTPPQQHPHVLSLNDTSQMISSGAAFARKFKRDDQVLDMIDKELLGRRNGDDGFTPGGWCGGKPKCSQVGDVANIKPGAGAQRLQGLVDRLVNEAKTRVNQCK; this is translated from the exons ATGGGGTATGTAGTAAACGTGGAGAAGAGATGGGTATTCCCTCTCGTCATCACATCTCTCGTCTGCGTTTTCCTCCTCGCAACCTCTTTCAACATGGGCCTCGTCTCCTCCCTCCGCAAAATCAACGGCATTTTCTCCATCATCCCTTCCCCTCTCGCCAAAAACCAAACCACCAAGCTCGACTTCGCCGAGTCCAAAGTCGCTAAACAAACCCGTCCTCACGAAGACAAGCTCCCTCGTTTCGCGTACCTCGTCTCCGGGTCCAAAGGAGACGTGGAGAAGCTCTGGAGAACGCTTAGAGCAGTGTACCATCCGAGAAACCAGTACGTTGTCCACATGGATCTCGAGTCTCCCGTGGATGAGAGACTAGAGCTGGCTTCTCGGATTAATAAGGATCCCATGTATTCCAAAACCGGGAATGTCTATATGATAACAAAGGCTAATCTTGTCACGTATAGAGGACCGACGATGGTGGCTAATACACTTCACGCTTGTGCTGTTTTGCTTAAGAGAAGCGCTAACTGGGATTGGTTTATTAATCTCAGTGCTTCAGACTATCCCCTGGTTACACAAGATG ATCTGCTTCATACGTTTTCGACTCTGGACCGGAACCTCAACTTTATCGAACACACAAGTGATCTCGGTTGGAAAGA GGAGAAGAGAGCAATGCCAGTAATGATTGATCCTGGACTCTACATGTTGAACAAATCAGATATATACTGGGTCACACCTCGTCGAAGTTTGCCAACTGCGTTTAAACTATTCACTG GATCTGCTTGGATGGCTCTGTCACGTCCCTTTGTAGAGTACTGCATATGGGGATGGGACAACTTACCAAGAACTCTCCTAATGTACTACACCAACTTCGTCTCATCGCCAGAAGGTTACTTCCAAACAGTAATCTGCAACGTCCCCGAGTTCTCAAAAACCCCGCTCAACCATGACCTCCACTACATCTCATGGGACACTCCCCCGCAGCAGCACCCTCACGTGTTGTCCCTCAACGACACGTCGCAGATGATATCCAGCGGTGCTGCGTTTGCTAGGAAGTTCAAAAGAGACGACCAAGTGCTCGATATGATCGATAAGGAGTTGCTTGGACGGAGAAACGGTGATGATGGTTTTACTCCTGGTGGGTGGTGCGGTGGGAAACCAAAGTGCTCCCAGGTCGGTGATGTGGCTAACATTAAGCCTGGTGCTGGAGCTCAGAGGCTTCAGGGACTAGTGGACAGGTTAGTCAACGAGGCTAAAACAAGAGTTAATCAGTGTAAATAG